From Enoplosus armatus isolate fEnoArm2 chromosome 23, fEnoArm2.hap1, whole genome shotgun sequence:
TCTTCCAGACTGTCTGCCTCCACCTCGATGGATACCACGTGGTGACCGGGGATCATGGCCAGGCCTAGGACTCTGGGTTCGCCCTGGGAGAATGTGTCTGAAgacagaaagggggaaaaaaaaaaaaacaatcacaggTTGTTGTTGGTGTGAATCTCCCTGTCAgatctctcttctttttgtcaaaGAGACTATTGTGGGAAATACCGCTGTATTAAAAGTGCCTAACACAAATGTTCCATGATTTTAGGGTTTAATCTTATGAGAAAATGTTATTGCTCCATGTGAATGTGTAGAAATGCCATTTAACTTCAGTAAACATCCCCTCTGGAATAGTCACCAAGATGTTTGTGgcaatttaaataataataataataaccaaaCACCAGTGGAAGACTAGAAGATGAGTGTTGAGAAGATGACCTCCATTTAACCTCTGATGGTGATTTCACACAATGTCACATGAGACACACTGCGGTTACATGGCAGTCATATGAGAGTGCCGTCCTGTGATTAGAAAAGCTCTTCAGGCCAAGACCATTAATCCGTTCATAAATGTCCTAACAAACTTTGAATAcaacttgtttgtgtttccaacTAATCCTTTCCTCTCTGCCCTTAATACCATTTGTCACCTTACAAGAAATAACTTGGAGGAGAGCAGTAAAGAAGCCAATCACAGCAATGAATCATGAAGAAGATATGTTAAAAccaataaaaagtaattttcctttttaagatATGATTTTGAAATAGCTCAACATAACAACTAAAAGTGCAACAAACTAATGTAAAGCAAATCAATATAAATAGGCTGTTAAATTGGCTATCCTAAAAATCCTAAGAAGCGTTACTTCTGTTTTTTAGCCACATATTATCAGTGTGAATATCTAGCTGTCAAGAGGGCAAGTTGGTGAAGCAAGTAAATCATATAACAAAGCTTCCTGGAAAAAGACTTTGTGTGAACTTGTTTCCTACAGTGATAAGATATCAGCAAAAATAAGATATTTCACAGCCACAAAGGAAACTAGGtactttgaagaaaaagaagcattttatcAGGTACCAGGATGCTTAATAGTATGTTCTTGTGTAACTTTTTCCCAACAACTTTAACTGGCATGTTATGCTGTTTGATGGTGACACactgatgtcagtgtttttagcATGATTAAATAAGTTTGTTCTTGTCTTCATCCTGCTCGGCCATCTTTACTCTTCACCTACCTGTGGATTTAAGGAACTCCTGAGCTGATCCGAGGATGACGTTGCAGTCTCGGTCCGTGCAGAGAAAAAGCCCCACCAGAGTCCGTCCGTCTGTCATGCGGATCCTCATGTTCTTGTTCAGGAGCCCCTCTAGTTTCTGCCTGGCCTGGGACGACGAGGACACTTCAGACTGCTCCTGAGTGTGGACAAAAAGGCAACAAACTAAACGAccattaattaatttaattaattgatcAGCTGATAAACAAAATTATGTTTGATTTAACACTTTCATCTCgtaataatactaatacatttgtttgcaGTTGCTTTCTGCTGGTCAGACAAAGTGAGCAATATTAAGACAGTGATTTGGACGTTATATTAAAGACCATAAAGACAAATTTTACTTGCAACCCTAAAAAGTTAACCTGGTTTTGCTGTCAGGCTAGCGTTTCAGTTAGACGTTATTATTCATACATGCATTCAGGACACTGTATGCTGATTTTGCCAGTAAAGATGCTAACGTTCAGTAGCGTTAGGTCTGCAAATATTATCTGGTAAACAGAGGCTAACGTTATATAGTTTTAACAAGAGACAGATCAGTTGTATTAGCTAGCCAATTGGTTAGCCAGCGGCTAACGTTAAGCTACAACTGAAGCCTTAATGATGGTAAAATGTTTCAAGAAGAAATGTTTCAGGTTTCTCTCCGTCATGACACGTCAAACAGCGTGAAAAATCATGTAAAATACTAAAACCATACGTACATGAGTCGAAGGACCATTTTCCTCAATCATTGTTGCCATaacaccttcttcttctcttacaTTTGCTTACGGAGCAATTTTTCTGACGGACCAGCTAAACCGGAAGCACAGTATCCGTTTTTTTAAAGGGAGCGACACCATCAAGATACTTATAGAGTATAATATAACGCTAATATATTACATTCTGATTAAGCATGAAAATTTTAAATTAAGTAAAACATTAGGATACATCGGTAGCATATTACAGTTGAAAGAAGAGACAACCTTATTTAATGTAAGAATTTAAGGCTAAAACAATGAATACCCAGAAAGGTTATTAactaaaacaatacaaaaataccacaaattCTCCTGTTGTGGTGTATTTGTTTACTGACTTGCCCAAATGTTGTATACGTGGTACTTTATACCTGTAATATGTGGAGCagcctttattttctttgtatgaCTAAACAAGGCGATTTcaaatctttctctctgtttcttgaaaaaaaaaaaaagaatagttaTTTTGTCTCTTCTGCCATTTTAATGCAGAAACAAAATTTTGGGCAGTTAGACAAAGAATGATTTGTGGGCGTCATTCATTCCTGGGCAAGAGATGAAAAGATAAGGTAAGACAAGTTAAGACAAAATATGATAAAACAAGATAATAAGTGATCCCggaatggaaaacacaaaacagggaTAGATACAGAAGTAATTACCTCCAGAAAGATAATGAATTACAATATAACACAGCTGTAAGGTCTATCATCTATCATCGCTACTCCAAACAGTGTCGAAGAAACGTTTACAGCCTGGGAGTTTGTATGTGGAGCCATACCACTAATCACGGAAAACGTGATCATTTACGGCAAGTTAACTattatgtaaatacaaaacagtaCGTCCCTGGGTGGGCTCGAACCACCAACCTTTCGGTTAACAGCCGAACGCGCTAACCGATTGCGCCACAGAGACGAGTCGGGTGGGAGGGGGCGTGGCTTCCAATTTAAACGCCTCCCACTTGCATTTACTGCCAAAAGTTAAGTTAAAAAATATGGCAGAAACTTTAATCATAGCATTGAGCATTCATTTGCAGTAGGCCTTCGTCTACGTCGGGCCCAAATCAGAGAAAACGACAGTTTTCCTAAACTAAATTAGCTAGGTAAGTTAAATTAGCGTTAGCGATTGCTAGCTATGCTGAGTGAAGTTGCTGTATAACTAAAGTGACACTcgacaacaaaatgataaaattaGTTTGTGTGACCGATGGGAATATAACGACTATTGACTAATGACtattaataagaaaataaaaacattgaattaACACTTTCTTTGACGAGTTGTGCTCCTGACAGGTGGAGCACAGCTCTCACATGATCCAATCACACATTGGCCGTGACAAGATGTCCAATGTCATCCCGCGGCGTGATTGGCCTACATCCAATCTCACGTTGGACAGTGAACATCACGATTGGACGATGAGATTGGAGCTGAAACAGACGTTCCTGAACCTCGCGCTGTGAAACCGGGAACCTGTATAGCTGAATGCAGAATATCACCCGCCAGATTTTCATCAACCTCACTAAATCTCCGTGGAACATGTAAATTAGCATAATATTTAGTTATAACTTTAGTGTCACGTACTCCTCATAACTGCGTGGTTTTGTATTAACATTTATACACACTGTTTGTGAACTTCATTGTCTTACGTTCGGCTCATTTATGTGCTGTTTTTAGCTCAGAGAAACAGTGTGTCCGTCAAGCTAGCAGCACTACAGGTGAAAGCAGCCAAGTCTGTGACGTTTCCCCAAGTATTGCACCCTTGGTAAGTGGCGCGAGGTATGTAATACTTGTCCGTGTACAAACGGTTAAGAAACtcaaaagctgtaaaatgtttacagCAGTGTTAATGAAGGCTACTGTGTTATAGTATCTGGTACCAGAAAATGTTGCATATGCTAATTGAGCAGcagtaattattaattattgtcTATATACATGTTTGGTTATTTTGAGTTGCTTAAGAAATTATTTAATGTGCAGTGTATAGgtgtgtaaatgaaaatgttacactgtaaaacaaatcAAGGATTTGTTTACTACCTTCTGTTAACCTAAAGAATAATAAACAGCaatttttttggtttatttttagttttcactGTGCTAGGAGTGATGCTGGTCATGCTGGTCATCATAATGCCATATGAGTAAATGATTGCACCCATTAGAGACTCTCTGCTGTGATTGTTGATGCCAAGGACTGCTACACATGGCATTTTAAATTGAGCATTCATATGCAGTAAACAGTCAATACATGGAttattaaaaactacaatgtagttgtaagcagacaTTTTTTTACAACGATAACTCCACCTCCTATGGATCCCTAACTCGTTTTGCAgacaaataatgtgtttttaacatctTGTTTCCTCAGGCTCCGAGGAGGGAGGACACACACGAGGTGGGGCTGCTTTAGACATAAATTAACACCATGACATCACACTGTTACAGCTGGAGGTGAGTAGCATTTGCTGGATTgcaatctttttgttttgatgactccaaaaacatgcaaaagaaGTTTGCTTACAGGTTTCAGTAAATTATTTCTAAACATTTTGTAAACTTTTGCAGTTCCTCACCAAAAATGTTACACAAATTAATCTCAAAATTCACATAATGTATGCGGACACCTGATACCTGATGAAAGATTCTCAAGCAAATTAAACACTGATGAAACTCCCTCAGAAGCTTCAAGTCTCAAAGGGCACAAGACCGATAATGTTCATGCGAGAC
This genomic window contains:
- the naa38 gene encoding N-alpha-acetyltransferase 38, NatC auxiliary subunit isoform X2; translation: MATMIEENGPSTHQSEVSSSSQARQKLEGLLNKNMRIRMTDGRTLVGLFLCTDRDCNVILGSAQEFLKSTDTFSQGEPRVLGLAMIPGHHVVSIEVEADSLEDAQGFGANH
- the naa38 gene encoding N-alpha-acetyltransferase 38, NatC auxiliary subunit isoform X1, yielding MATMIEENGPSTHEQSEVSSSSQARQKLEGLLNKNMRIRMTDGRTLVGLFLCTDRDCNVILGSAQEFLKSTDTFSQGEPRVLGLAMIPGHHVVSIEVEADSLEDAQGFGANH
- the naa38 gene encoding N-alpha-acetyltransferase 38, NatC auxiliary subunit isoform X3, which gives rise to MATMIEENGPSTHVRMQSEVSSSSQARQKLEGLLNKNMRIRMTDGRTLVGLFLCTDRDCNVILGSAQEFLKSTDTFSQGEPRVLGLAMIPGHHVVSIEVEADSLEDAQGFGANH